The nucleotide window TAAGTTCATCCAGTAGTTCTTCCACGACTGGAATTGGGAATTTATCCTTCACTGTCACACTGTTTAAAGACCGGTAAtccacacacattctccatgAACCATCCGCCTTTCTCACAAGTAACACTGGGGAGGAATCGGGATTGTTACTAGGCCTTATCACTCCTGTACTTAACAGCTCtttgacaattttttcaatctcatctttttGGAAGTAAGGGTATCGGTAGGGTCTTACTGACACAGGTTTAGTGTTTGGATAAAAAGGGATAGCATGGTCTTGAGCTCGGTTTGGGGGTAAACCCTTAGGTTCatcaaaaatttctttatacTGGACAAGTATCTGCTGTACAGCTTGAGGCACACTCCCACTTAGCTTCTCTTCCTTGGCTTCGATCAATTGTAACAACACCCCATTTCTTTCCAGCCCATGATTCTGATTTATATTCCTTTCTTCAATCACATTAAAAGGGAATAACAACAAACAGCCTGTTCATTATACTGGAATCACATGGACAGCTCCttgaaattccataaaatgGACCCCAATTCCCTCAACCATTGCACTCCCAACACCATATCACATCCCGCCAACACTAACACATAATAATCAGTAATGAAAGTATGGCCTTGCATTTTAATTCTAACAGCAGTACACTTCCCTTCACAGCCTACTAAATCACCATTCGCCACCCCGACTCTTATTTTCTCCCCATTATTCACATTCAAGCCTCCTCTTTTGACTACCGAGGGATTAATGAAATTGTGTGTGCTACTAGTGTCTATCAGCACCACAATTTCCAGATTTCCCAACCTTCCTTTGATTCTCATAGTCTTAGGGCTTAAAGACCTTATCAATGCATTAGGGGAAATTTCTGGTTGGGCTGTATTGGTGGTCAAATTGAGTACTTCatcatctttttcattttcttctactaGACTGGTCATGTTTTCGGGCTCCTCAGTTACCTCCTCAATCAAAAATATCTTATGCTGTTGACACTTATGTCCTAGGTTCTACTTGGAATCACAGTAATAACAAAGGCTCTTTTCACATCTCTTTCATTTGTTGTGGTTTGATTTTTTGTACAGGAACAAGGGCTTTGGGACCAAACTTAACATTGTTATTTGTTGCTGCATGAGGTAATTTCAGAATTCTAGTATCACGgttgtgatggattttttttatggatgcCTACATTTTCCTCTTGAATCTTTGCAAGGTTGTAAGCTGTTAACAGATTGTTTGGGTAAAACATCCTCACCATTAACCTTATCTCATCCTTTAACCCGCTAATAAAACAACTTAGGCTGTACCCTTCCGACAACCCTCTGAGCCTATTAGACAGTGACTCAAAAGTTTGATTTGTATTCTTCGACAAATCCAGTTTGTTTTAGCCTAGTTAAGGCTTCTATGGGGTCATCATATGAAGATGGCCCAAACCGTACCAACAAGGCCTTGGTAAAATCCTCACTCCTTTAGAACTCCTGACTCTTCAAGATCTTGGAACCAAACTAGAGCTTAGCCCTTCATATGGAAGGAGACTAGCCCTTAGTTTTTGTTGGGGCAAGGTGTTATAGTAGGAGAAAAAATGATTGGTTTTGTATATCCATCCATTTGGATCTTCACCATTAAAAGCTGGAAAATCAAACCTTATCGAGCGTGGCTGCTGATCTTGACCACCTGAAGATGATTCCCTACGAACCTAACAGCTCTTGTTCTGCAGCTCCACAGTCAAGGCCGCCAGCTACTGCACTACAGAATCCGATTACTTCTTGAGGGCCAAGACTTCAGTTTCCAGCGTTTTAAATTGTGACTCAATGGACTTGCAGAGTAATTTCAAACCTTCTGCCAATTACGCAAGTCAAGTGCCATTTGCCATTTCTTCTTTTACTAATCATAATCACAGGTCACTTGGAAACTGTCTCTAGATACCACTTATAACACTTTGTTTATGAATTTGATTTATAGATTGATGATAAGAAATGGATACAAGAGAATAGATAGGTTGCCTACTTTGAGGGTAGGATCCTCGAGAAtattaaagagaaaagagaaaagaacagtaaaaagagaaaaaaattcttgtaAATTCATGCATAACCATCACTCTCAATGCTACAGTGATATATCGTTCCACTactgacaaaaaagaaaatgaactaaaataaatgacCGTCACTTTACAGTAAATGAAAGACACTATATATTCTTAATAGACTCGCAGAGCCATAAAACACCCCCTAATCCATTATAACTCAACTGACACCCTTTATTCTTTTCTGGCCCAAAGCCCACACGACCAGCCCATCCCTGACTCAACACTTACACTTTCCTCTTCTCAACTATGCCTCTTTATCTTGTCTCTATAGCTCAACGATGTGTGACAGACAACTAGTAGTACTCGTCATGCTGATCATAAGAAGTACCAGAAAGCTTATCTTTGATCTTTTCCATCACACCCTTATGATGACGATGCTGCGGCTGTTCCCCAGTACCGTAACCGGCCGTCGTGGGATAAGTCGTCGCAGTCGCATATGATGTATCACTTCTATGGTCCTTGTGTCCAACTCCAGAAATGCGGATTCGGTTGCCATACTCATCCGTAGGAATCACGTTGCCGTATTCGTCTGTGCGGATAACGTTGCCGTATGCATCTGTGCTATTGGCTCCTTCTCCCGCCATGTTCCTTCTCCCGCGGCCTTGCCCATCGTACTgtattacattaaattaattCACAGAAAAACATAGATATATGGTAAAACAAAAGGTGAAAACAATATATAAGGTTTTAGAAGATAGGAAAGAAAAGTATGTTTGTCATGTAGTACTGATAGGAGTACTTACGGAAAGGTCATGACGCCGCTGCTGATGCACACCTTGGAGAGTGGTGCCGCTGTGGCGGATTCGGTTGCCATACTCATCCGTAGGACTCACGTTGCCGTATTCGTCTGTGCGTATAACGTTGCCGTATGCATCTGTGCTATGGGCTGCTTCTCCCGCCATGTTCCTTCTCCCGCGGCCTTGCCCATCGTACTCAGTCTgtattacattaaattaattCGCAGAAAAACATATAGATATATGGTAAAACAAAAGGTGGAAACAATATATAAGGTTCTAGAAGATAGGAAAGAAAAGTATGTTTATTATGTAGTACTGAGAGGAGTACTTACGGACAGGTCATGACGCTGCcgctgctgctgctgccgcTGCATACCTTGGAAAGTAGAGCCACTGTGGCGGATTGGGTTGCCATAGTCATCCGTAGGAATCACGTAGCCGGATTCGTCTGTGCGGATAACTTTGCCGTATTCGTCTGTGCCGGCCATAATGTTGCCGTTTTCGTCTCTGCGGATAGCGTTGCCGTATTCGTCTGTGCTAGTTACGTTATCATACGCGTCAGTTTGGGCTGCTCCGTATTTGTTTTGGAAAAGTGCCATTTTGAAGGTTAACAAGCGGAAACAAAATCACAAGCAAAGGCTGAGAATTTTAACGAAACAGTGTATAAAGATAAGCTTGCTAGCTGCGACTGTTCTTTGCACGGATATACGATTGGATTAAGAGTGAGAAACTTGGATTACTCTGGACTAACTTATTTATATCGGTAGAACtgattatgtatatatatgaacataCACGACGACAGAATTGTTACACGTGCCGCGTTTCAATTTGCTAAACGTGCCACGTTATTACTAATGATGGCCATGTGGAAGTGATAGAAGCTGAAAAATATCCAATGATAGTAGCTGAAAAATATCCGAACACGTCGGTTTGAGATAAAGGAtttaatgaataatataaaaagaatttaatgaatgactAGTGTGttctaaatttagaaattagtttagactttactgtagatatttggaatataactaattcaatgtgagagattttatgatttaatagttaaatttttattaaatttaatttttaattaatccaatgagaatgctctaacgATAGACATGTGAAAGTGATAGAAGCTGAAAAATATCCAATGATAGTAGCTGAAAAATATCCGAACACGTCGGTTTGAGATAAAGTTTGCTCGCCGACAATGAGTTCGAACACGTCTACTCGTAAACTGAGATGAAGTTTCCGTTTGAGATGAAGTTTTGTCGCCGAACACGTCTTTAATTAACATCATTTGGAGAGACATCATGCGGATCTTTCGTTTCTGATCTTTTGACAGAAAGCAAAATCCAATATTCGGAAAAATAAACTTCCACGTGGCAGCGAGTAATAACGTGGCACATTTAGCAATTTGTAACGCGGCACGTGTAACAATTCTGTCGGCATGCATGTTCGTATAAATAATCAGGTCTACCGATATATACAAGCTAGATTTCCTCTTGAATGTCCGGTTGCCGACGCTTCTGGGATGCTGCTTCTAGAATGTTCCAGTAgtcattaaatttcatattattaaaaaaaatcatttatacaaCTACTGGTTTACAAATTACAGGGCAGGGTTACTTTAGTGCCGTAGGGAATCGGGATTGGTTCTTCGAAGATTGGCGCCAAGTATTTCATCTACCTTTTCTTATCTTGGAAAAATAGTACGTAGCACTTTGCATTCTTTTATCAATAATCATCTTTCGGCTAACTGAGGCTTAGTTTAGGCTTGATTTCATCTCACCATCAAAATatgtactatttaaatataaatattttttaatttcaattttttaaattttttaaatttttatctaatcattataattttttcaaacttttaaacaaaatacaaaaaaagaattcaactttttcaaatctcaaaacaagaaaaaaattttaaaaaattagattctaactctcttttaacattataattattttactcaagttttttcttctcatttttcaaaatctcataaaaatcttaactcaaaatatttcactattattcacaaataactcactattatttataaattttttatctcatctgtgtaaccaaatgatgccttaatatttctcaagaactattaattttttgaactcattctatgtatttataattttttcactttaaactattatttgttttaagacaataaaaattctttttttattatgaaataaaatcacACACGTTGGGTCCATtagatatgaaaatattaatttattttatctctatatttaataaacatgtatatgattgtgtatattttatattaaatataatattgtgaTCAAAATATTATCATTGTGATGCCCTAGATTCCGCTTGGaatttcacaaattttaaaGCGTAGGGACATGCAATTCAAAATTATCTGCCCTCGTTTGtgacaattaaagatgcaatacATTTAGTATGCATATAAACATTATGAAATACTCGCagcgaatttttttttttttttgagctaTTCATAAGGTACTAAAATGCTATATCTCAAGacattaaaacatatttcataaactGAACATAATATATGTTTAGGTTAGATCATAAGTCTAAAAGGTCTACAACCATAAGAgtactagagagagagagagagagagagagagagagagagagagagagctatctAAGTAAATGTAAAACTAAGGTAATTATTAGGCTAATCCATGCTCACGCATCTCGATCAAGGACGCCATAGTACGATCAATAAAAAGGAGCATCGAACCGATGAGCTTTGCATCGTGTCATCATTGTCTAGTCGATCACCTTCATTCTATCATCTGTCGTGTCTCTTGGTACTGCGAGGGAAAATGGTTGTCAAGACTACCACAATACAAATCTCatcaagttaacaaaaaacttaatTGACAGTTTagggatgcatgcatgacagtaaaagcatgaatgcataacatGATTATAAATAAGCTAGATGTGACTTGATAAATAACATGACATGtgctgacatgacttgaactgaaatgaaatgaacttgAACATGGGCTGAACTGAAGATGCACTTGAACTTGTACTTGAGACTGAACACAAACTTGAATTGAATGTGAAATAAACATGACATGAAGCTGAGtttgaaactgaacatgaaacttgacatgaactgaacatgaacttcACGTGAAATTGAACGTGAAATAACATGAACTGAActgtattcttatctcatggagttACAACAATGTCCTTGTCTCATAGGGTTACCATAATGATactcttgtctcatggggttaccatgatgaTGTTGTCATGTCTCATGAAATTTCCATTATAGTGTAGTCTTGTCTCATAGGGTTGCCAcgatatttcaaaataataatgactTGAATAATAACTTGACTGTACATGGACGTAACATGACTAGacttgaaaaatactattttggaGATATACTTCGAACTCGAGacataatgtgacatgaaatgGGATGACAGATCACATGACGTAACGTAACGTGACATTTACATGACATGGCACAACATAAAATAGACAAACAcgtcgtaacatgacataacatgaaatagataaacgtttcataacatgacattaCATGACaaatatttcgtgacatgacataacatgaaacacaCAAAGGTTTAGTGACATGATATAAcgtgaaataaataaatcttttgtgacagaatataatgtgtaacagaCATATATGTAGTGACATGGCATACCATggcatatataataatgtaagaatatAGACAAGTGTTCCCTTACCAACACACATACATAATAatctaatagtaagttaaaaactaacttacaaTGATCTTTGCGTGATGACTAAAAATTTGTGAAATACGAGAAACTGCAAGTAGTGATTTCCAAATATCATAAACTCATCACTAACagtttagaaacataaaaatactatcttagtataaaattaccattttatccctCCACTTATGGGAAAATAAACATTTTACccttaacttaaggatttcacatcctaactccaaaaatcaccaaaatttatattgctCATGTAAACTTTATCctaaaatcaaatatctaattagaaataattaaaacacaTCACAACTAGGTGAGTCATGACAAGGCCGAAACGTACTTAGGCCAAATccattgatttttgttgcaattccatcaaacatcatTTCTCATGTTTAAACCGAAATATTACAACATGTAAAATCATATCCTATGATCAAATATCTtactaaaaaaatcaacaaaaatcacctcacaaaatcacaaatctttttaatacaaaacttcaagtttttaaaCCTTAAGCACAACTCTTGATTCTCAAGGTTTTATCTCGTTTCAAAACAACTTGAGGAACTCAAAAAGTTCAATAACATATGTCCAATACATTCATAGCATACTCCTAAGaactaaaatgttttgaatcatCATGTAAAAACCTCAAAGATAACAAAAATCCATCTTGAAGCATTCGGCCTTAACACTTTGCCAAAACCGATTCCTATATGGTTTGGTTTTATAGGAATCAACTAGGGCTgatctcggtccggtccggtccggtcttgggccataatgtggaccggaccgaacctaTTCGGTCTACACTTTctccaccctggaccggaccgactcACATAtaggttcggtccggtccggtccatttcggtccggtccggtccggtccagggtcggtccagtcggtctggacatgcctaaaatgggtcattcagcccatctaaatgtgattttttttttgtccaatttcaattattttcggtccatttcaaatttggtatattttttttaactaaaactatttaaaaaacttgattttgaaaaatacaatgataaaaaaaaaagttaaaagttaaaactaatctatataaaataaaaaaaacccaaaaaaagataataataataatacaaaagttattacaaattacaaattataatccaaaattAACAACTTAAACACTTGACATATATGCATCAAAATTCTAGTTGCTACTTGCTACATCCAGCTTACTAATCTTCAAGTCAGACTTCAGTTACTCAAGAGTTAGGACAAGTAGGGCtgcgacaaaaaaagaaaaaaacaattatcaagTAGAAATCAAAATTCTAGCTGCTACATCCAAACTAGCATAATCAACAACTTCGATAGAATTTAAAGCTTATAATATTCTCACatctttagtctttaatcatCATTGGGTATAGGGCCAGTAGGCATTGAATTTGACCCCTCCACAGAATCAGCAAAGCTCGGGTCCccaacaagttctatccataaaaatttaaaacaaaacaaattaaataaagttacataacataaaagataaaacaaaataaaccacaaaatatatcaaaggtaattttattacatacccatatccagctgcttctcaaattcctcaacttcatccattaaagtcctaaggcttattggagtagaagaagaacgaagccagttttgtgcacatatgagaccctcaacactcattggatttaaactacttcggaaagggtcaagtacacgacccgcagtactaaatgtagattcagaagccacagtagataccggtattgcaaGCACATCACGTGCAACCTTTGAAAGTAcgcgatatctaactgaattcaccttccaccaagttagaaggtcaaaactatcatcttcatcctcacatccttcagctagatatctatcaacctctgacttactttccaaactATCTTCTGACTGCAACTGTTGCTTAAATTCAGCCATAATTTTTGCCTTTCTACTAGCCACATTCTCAGCTGAAAGAGCTACATCTTTATGTTGGGAACTTGTGCGCTGAGGAGAATGCCCTTCTTCACTTTCCATGTATGCATCATATATGtggataaatgcatttttcaccttccaactaaaatcaagtttttttgcatgatcatgtgcatacattttccccaacccaaaatcaagatatcgCATCTTGTAGCGAGGATCAAGAAGAACCCCAACATaaaacaacatattttgattttccaagttctcccaatacttatcaaactttctcttcatatttgtggccattaatcccaccacggGGTTTCATTCTTCACACTCCATATTAATGAcatctttaataataaccaactccgggaaaaaaacattacaagttacatattcaccccctgaaaattttaaagttgcatcatgaaataatgCAAGGAACCTCACAAACAACTGTACCTTCGCCCAATCGGATgcattgggaggccctaacttctttgattttctcgtattcaccacatggtctacattttcatcatcgacatcgtcgtcatcatcatctctaatactactaaggaagcatggatcttcttcctccaaccgATCAAAAgct belongs to Juglans regia cultivar Chandler chromosome 8, Walnut 2.0, whole genome shotgun sequence and includes:
- the LOC118343653 gene encoding dehydrin DHN1-like; translated protein: MALFQNKYGAAQTDAYDNVTSTDEYGNAIRRDENGNIMAGTDEYGKVIRTDESGYVIPTDDYGNPIRHSGSTFQGMQRQQQQRQRHDLSTEYDGQGRGRRNMAGEAAHSTDAYGNVIRTDEYGNVSPTDEYGNRIRHSGTTLQGVHQQRRHDLSYDGQGRGRRNMAGEGANSTDAYGNVIRTDEYGNVIPTDEYGNRIRISGVGHKDHRSDTSYATATTYPTTAGYGTGEQPQHRHHKGVMEKIKDKLSGTSYDQHDEYY